The genomic DNA GTCCCGGGCGGGCCGATGGTTTCGGGGATTTCCAACAAGGAAAAAGCCGACGTGCGGCAGAAGTACGCTGAAGGCAAGGCGACCCGCGAAGAGCTGCTGGAATCGGAGATGAAGTCCTACCATAGCCCGGGCACCTGCACCTTCTACGGCACCGCCAACACCAACCAGTTGCTGATGGAAGTCATGGGCCTGCACTTGCCGGGCGCGTCTTTCGTCAACCCGAACACGCCGCTGCGTGATGCCCTGACCCGCGAAGCCGCGCATCAGGTCACGCGCCTGACCAAACAGAATGGCAACTTCATGCCGATCGGCGAAATCGTCGACGAGAAGTCGCTGGTCAACTCGATCGTCGCGTTGCACGCCACCGGCGGTTCGACCAACCACACCCTGCACATGCCGGCCATCGCCATGGCGGCGGGCATTCAACTGACCTGGCAGGACATGGCCGACCTCTCCGAAGTCGTGCCGACCCTGAGTCACGTCTACCCGAACGGCAAAGCCGACATCAACCACTTCCAGGCCGCTGGCGGCATGTCCTTCCTGATCCGCGAACTGCTCGCTGCGGGCTTGCTGCACGAAGACGTCAACACCGTGCTTGGCCACGGCTTGAGCAAATACACCAAAGAGCCGTTCCTCGATAACGGTCAACTGGTGTGGCGCGAAGGCCCGGTCGACAGCCTCGACGAAAACATCCTGCGTCCAGTCGCCCGCGCGTTCTCGGCGGAGGGCGGTCTGCGCGTAATGGAAGGCAACCTTGGTCGCGGCGTGATGAAAGTCTCGGCCGTGGCCCTGGAAAACCAGATCGTCGAAGCACCGGCCATGGTGTTCCAGGATCAGCAGGATCTGGCCGATGCGTTCAAGGCCGGTTTGCTGGAGAAGGATTTTGTCGCGGTGATGCGCTTCCAGGGCCCGCGCTCCAACGGCATGCCCGAGCTGCACAAGATGACGCCGTTCCTCGGCGTGCTGCAGGATCGCGGCTTCAAAGTTGCGCTGGTCACCGACGGGCGTATGTCCGGCGCCTCGGGGAAAATCCCGGCGGCGATCCACGTCAGTCCTGAAGCTTATGTCGGCGGCGCTTTGGCGCGCGTGCAAGAGGGCGATATCATCCGCGTCGATGGCGTCAAAGGTACTTTGGAACTCAAAGTGGACGCCGAAGAATTTGCCGCACGCGAACCTGCCAAAGGCCTGTTGGGCAACAACATCGGCAGCGGTCGCGAACTGTTCGGCTTCATGCGTTTGGCCTTCAGCTCGGCGGAGCAGGGGGCCAGCGCCTTCACTTCTGCCCTGGAGACGCTTAATTGAAACTGGCTTTGGTCGGTGACATCGGAGGCACCAACGCGCGGTTTGCGTTGTGGAAAAATCAGCAGCTCGAATCGATTCAAGTGCTGGCCACGGCCGACCACGCCAGCCCGGAGGAGGCGATCAGCCTCTACCTGAGCGGGCTGGGTCTGGCGCCAGGTTCGATCGGTTCGGTGTGCCTGTCGGTGGCAGGTCCCGTCAGCGGTGATGAGTTCAAGTTCACCAACAACCATTGGCGTTTGAGCCGCACGGCGTTTTGCAAAACCTTGCAGGTCGAACGGTTGTTGCTGGTCAACGACTTCTCGGCGATGGCGCTGGGCATGACCCGTTTGCAGCCCGACGAATTCCGCGTGGTCTGCGCAGGCACGCCGGAGCCGTTGCGGCCGGCGGTGGTGATCGGCCCGGGCACTGGCCTCGGCGTCGGCACCCTGCTCGATCTCGGTGAAGGTCGTTTTGCTGCTTTGCCGGGCGAGGGCGGTCACGTCGATCTGCCGTTGAGCAGTCCGCGTGAAACCCAGCTGTGGCAGCACATCCATAACGAGATCGGCCATGTCAGCGCGGAAACTGCGTTGAGCGGTGGTGGTTTGCCACGGGTTTACCGGGCGATCTGCGCAGTGGACGGGCATGAGCCGACACTCGATACGCCGGAAGCGATTACGGCGGCAGGCCTTGCGGGTGATCCGATAGCATTGGAAGTGCTGGAACAGTTCTGCTGCTGGCTGGGGCGTGTCGCGGGCAACAACGTGCTGACCACTGGCGGTCGGGGTGGGGTGTACATCGTCGGTGGCGTGATTCCACGCTTTGCCGATTTCTTCGTCGAAAGCGGTTTTGCCCACAGCTTCGCCGACAAGGGCTGCATGAGCGATTACTTCAAGGGGATTCCGGTGTGGCTGGTGACGGCGCCGTATTCCGGCCTGGTGGGCGCGGGTGTGGCCCTGGATCAATCAATCCCGACCTGAAATACGGTAAAAATTGTGGGAGCGGGCTTGCTCGCGAAAGAGGTGTATCAGAGACATCAAGGTGACTGACACACCGCTTTCGCGAGCAAGCCCGCTCCCACAGTGGTTCTGTGGTGTTTGTAAGTTCGATGCTTAAGGCATAATCCGCCCCAATTCCAACAACAAGGATGCCTTCGAAGTGAGCTCAGTCAACAAGTCGATATTGTTGGTCGATGACGACCAGGAAATACGCGAGTTGCTGGAAACCTACCTGACCCGCGCCGGGTTTCAGGTGCGGGCCACAGCCGATGGCGCCAGTTTCCGTCAGGCACTCAACGAGGCGCCGAGCGATCTGGTGATCCTCGATGTCATGCTCCCCGACGAAGACGGCTTCAGCCTCTGCCGTTGGGTGCGCCAGCATCCGCGTCAGGCGCAGGTGCCGATCATCATGCTCACCGCCAGTTCTGACGAAGCTGACCGCGTGATTGGTCTGGAACTCGGCGCCGACGACTACCTCGGCAAACCTTTCAGCCCTCGTGAACTGCAAGCCCGGATCAAGGCCCTGCTGCGCCGCGCGCAATTCGGTCAGGAACGCAGCGGCAGCGAAGTGCTGGCCTTCGACGATTGGCGGCTGGACATGGTCAGCCATCGCCTGTTCCACACTGACGGTGAAGAAGTGATTCTCTCCGGCGCCGATTTCGCCCTGCTAAAACTGTTCCTCGACCACCCGCAGGAAATCCTCGACCGCGACACCATCGGCAACGCCACCCGTGGCCGCGATCTGATGCCGCTCGATCGGATCGTCGACATGGCCGTCAGCCGCTTGCGCCAACGCCTGCGTGACACGGAAAAACCGCCTCGGCTGATCCGCACCGTGCGCGGCAGCGGCTACCAACTGGCAGCCAACGTGGTTGCCGGCAATGGTCACTGAGTCGCTGCGCAAACTCGCCGCCAGGGTGCCGGTGCCACGCTCACTGCTTGGGCGAATGTTGCTGCTGACCTTGCTGGCGGTGTTGTTCGCGCAAACCTTGTCGAGCGTGATCTGGGTTTCGCAACTACGCGCCACCCAACTCGAAGGG from Pseudomonas baetica includes the following:
- a CDS encoding response regulator, with translation MSSVNKSILLVDDDQEIRELLETYLTRAGFQVRATADGASFRQALNEAPSDLVILDVMLPDEDGFSLCRWVRQHPRQAQVPIIMLTASSDEADRVIGLELGADDYLGKPFSPRELQARIKALLRRAQFGQERSGSEVLAFDDWRLDMVSHRLFHTDGEEVILSGADFALLKLFLDHPQEILDRDTIGNATRGRDLMPLDRIVDMAVSRLRQRLRDTEKPPRLIRTVRGSGYQLAANVVAGNGH
- the edd gene encoding phosphogluconate dehydratase; this translates as MHPRVLEVTERLIARSRATRQAYLALIRGAATDGPMRGKLQCANFAHGVAGCGSEDKHSLRMMNSANIAIVSSYNDMLSAHQPYEVFPEQIKNALREIGSVGQFAGGTPAMCDGVTQGEPGMELSLPSREVIAMSTAVALSHNMFDGALMLGICDKIVPGLMMGSLRFGHLPTIFVPGGPMVSGISNKEKADVRQKYAEGKATREELLESEMKSYHSPGTCTFYGTANTNQLLMEVMGLHLPGASFVNPNTPLRDALTREAAHQVTRLTKQNGNFMPIGEIVDEKSLVNSIVALHATGGSTNHTLHMPAIAMAAGIQLTWQDMADLSEVVPTLSHVYPNGKADINHFQAAGGMSFLIRELLAAGLLHEDVNTVLGHGLSKYTKEPFLDNGQLVWREGPVDSLDENILRPVARAFSAEGGLRVMEGNLGRGVMKVSAVALENQIVEAPAMVFQDQQDLADAFKAGLLEKDFVAVMRFQGPRSNGMPELHKMTPFLGVLQDRGFKVALVTDGRMSGASGKIPAAIHVSPEAYVGGALARVQEGDIIRVDGVKGTLELKVDAEEFAAREPAKGLLGNNIGSGRELFGFMRLAFSSAEQGASAFTSALETLN
- a CDS encoding glucokinase — its product is MKLALVGDIGGTNARFALWKNQQLESIQVLATADHASPEEAISLYLSGLGLAPGSIGSVCLSVAGPVSGDEFKFTNNHWRLSRTAFCKTLQVERLLLVNDFSAMALGMTRLQPDEFRVVCAGTPEPLRPAVVIGPGTGLGVGTLLDLGEGRFAALPGEGGHVDLPLSSPRETQLWQHIHNEIGHVSAETALSGGGLPRVYRAICAVDGHEPTLDTPEAITAAGLAGDPIALEVLEQFCCWLGRVAGNNVLTTGGRGGVYIVGGVIPRFADFFVESGFAHSFADKGCMSDYFKGIPVWLVTAPYSGLVGAGVALDQSIPT